One genomic window of Channa argus isolate prfri chromosome 5, Channa argus male v1.0, whole genome shotgun sequence includes the following:
- the cox6c gene encoding cytochrome c oxidase subunit 6C — protein MVCLRFTYINFVPLYFLSLPVEKRRNIVLAVSFCEGRESNLCSTMSLPKPVMRGLLAKRLRFHLPIAFALAVTAAITFRYTVGEPRKQAYAEFYKQYDTTKEFNAMREAGIFESVRPSGE, from the exons ATGGTTTGCCTTCGCTTTACGTATATCAATTTTGTCCCTCTGTATTTCCTGTCTCTTCCGGTAGAGAAACGCAGGAACATAGTGTTAGCGGTTTCATTCTGTGAAGGTCGTGAGTCAAACTT GTGTTCTACCATGTCTCTGCCTAAGCCTGTGATGAGGGGGCTGCTAGCAAAGCGCCTGAGGTTTCACCTGCCCATCGCTTTTGCTCTGGCTGTAACAGCTGCAATAACCTTCAGG TACACGGTGGGAGAGCCAAGGAAACAGGCATACGCTGAATTCTACAAGCAGTACGACACGACCAAAGAGTTCAATGCCATGAGAGAAGCTGGCATCTTTGAGAGCGTGCGGCCCTCTGGGGAGTAA